A window of Trichomycterus rosablanca isolate fTriRos1 chromosome 5, fTriRos1.hap1, whole genome shotgun sequence contains these coding sequences:
- the ogfrl1 gene encoding opioid growth factor receptor-like protein 1, which yields MGNLMFSVRCKEPSTVEECDSTWETDSESDDHPGEEEECNGPPESEHSREDESISQFVVRTDSSTKMKRSFYAARDLYKYRHSYPNYREHRLRNEYRNLRFYLNKIPLIPDEIYVEEILTKWKGDYDKLEHNHTYIQWLFPLREQGLNYYAHELTQNEIKEFQNTQEAKHRFVLAYAIMLDFFGIKLLDKSGNVARAANWKERFQHLNESQHNYLRITRILKSLGELGFEKYKFPLVHLLLEEALVHGTLPNMRHSALEYFVYTLRVHRQRRALLRFAQSHYHPPENFIWGPPKRKCFSGARASQTDRALDRNTRKNRSIKQECPDQSEEEESGVEGSETEEQKSTMLSKRIQYGRVEKVEYIETVPL from the exons ATGGGAAATCTGATGTTCTCGGTGAGGTGCAAGGAACCGAGCACGGTGGAGGAATGTGACTCGACATGGGAGACCGACTCAGAAAGCGACGATCATCCGGGAGAAGAGGAGGAATGCAATGGTCCACCAGAATCAGAGCATTCGAGGGAAGACGAGAGCATCAGCCAG TTTGTTGTCAGGACTGACTCATCCACTAAAATGAAAAGAAGCTTCTATGCTGCCAGAGACCTATACAAGTACCGCCACAGTTATCCG AATTACAGGGAGCATCGTCTACGCAATGAGTACCGCAACCTGAGATTCTATCTGAATAAGATTCCTCTTATACCAGATG AAATCTACGTTGAAGAGATCCTCACCAAATGGAAAGGAGATTATGACAAGCTggaacacaatcacacatataTTCAGTG GCTTTTTCCACTGAGGGAACAAGGCCTCAATTACTATGCCCATGAACTCACTCAAAATGAGATCAAG GAATTCCAAAACACTCAAGAGGCCAAGCATCGCTTTGTGCTGGCGTATGCCATCATGTTGGACTTCTTTGGGATTAAGCTCCTAGATAAGAGTGGAAACGTGGCTCGTGCTGCAAACTGGAAGGAGCGCTTTCAGCACCTGAATGA GTCTCAGCACAACTATCTGCGTATTACTCGTATTCTGAAGAGCCTGGGTGAGCTGGGCTTTGAGAAATACAAGTTTCCTCTGGTGCATCTGCTGCTGGAAGAGGCCCTGGTGCACGGCACGCTCCCCAACATGCGCCACAGTGCACTTGAATACTTCGTCTACACGCTCCGCGTGCACAGACAGAGACGGGCCCTTCTGCGTTTTGCCCAGTCCCACTACCACCCCCCTGAAAACTTTATCTGGGGGCCTCCGAAGAGAAAATGCTTTTCTGGAGCAAGAGCAAGTCAGACAGATCGTGCTCTAGACAGAAACACAAGGAAAAACAGATCTATTAAGCAGGAATGTCCGGATCAGTCAGAGGAAGAGGAATCAGGAGTTGAAGGGAGTGAAACAGAGGAACAGAAGAGTACCATGCTGTCTAAAAGAATACAGTATGGCAGAGTAGAAAAAGTGGAATATATCGAGACTGTCCCACTCTGA